From a single Alloactinosynnema sp. L-07 genomic region:
- a CDS encoding GyrI-like domain-containing protein: MDKYDVKKAHRDLYSPPSKDFTVVTVPEFRYIAVDGSGDPNTAPAYTNAVEALYGVAYALKFASKATRDFVVGPLEGLWRADDPAAFVARRKEAWAWTMMISQPDWITEDMVRAAIDNVAKKKANPALADVRLLTLIEGTCVQILHIGSYDDETPTLDRLHNHYLPENGLNFNGDHHEIYLSDARRTAPAKLKTILRQPVKPG; the protein is encoded by the coding sequence GTGGACAAGTACGACGTCAAGAAGGCCCACCGTGATCTCTACTCCCCACCGTCGAAGGATTTCACCGTCGTCACCGTGCCCGAGTTCCGGTATATCGCGGTCGATGGCAGCGGTGACCCGAACACGGCCCCCGCGTACACGAACGCGGTCGAAGCCTTGTACGGGGTGGCGTACGCACTGAAGTTCGCGAGCAAGGCGACCCGAGACTTCGTGGTCGGCCCGCTGGAAGGACTGTGGCGAGCCGACGACCCCGCCGCGTTCGTCGCCCGGCGCAAGGAGGCTTGGGCGTGGACCATGATGATCAGCCAGCCGGACTGGATCACCGAGGACATGGTCCGAGCCGCCATCGACAACGTCGCGAAGAAGAAGGCAAACCCAGCTCTCGCCGACGTCCGGCTGCTCACCCTCATCGAGGGGACCTGCGTCCAGATCCTGCACATCGGCTCCTACGACGACGAAACCCCTACCCTGGATCGCCTCCACAACCACTACCTGCCCGAGAACGGTCTTAACTTCAACGGTGACCATCACGAGATCTATCTCAGCGACGCACGTCGAACCGCACCCGCCAAGCTCAAGACAATCCTGAGGCAGCCAGTCAAACCCGGGTAG
- a CDS encoding sensor histidine kinase: MPSLLRDRDEFVIGAAVLGSALGVLNLAYAVDWGWILALLMFPALIVRVFWRSMPGWLLLSWVMIPTFIGDAAVVTQSAYLVVTTALAVVAASRSHWLDTAVMALCLASPFVIRILGNSEWYRGIGAWLWSGGLLIGWAFGHVVGQQWALIDELERTRIKLAEIAVTEDRQRIARDLHDLVGHSFSVVLLHLSGARMILTSSPAEATEALRQAEDEGRRGMEELRQALRLMHRGSQSLTPFEPGALDRLLASYRDAGMRIDLHIAGDLDDLSAAPRIVLHDVLREALTNVVKHARSPEATIRIAVDRGGVTVRVQSALGSTTQQPGTGMGLTGLEHRVAAIDGTFQAWPDHEHWVVQARLPRRLAGASA, encoded by the coding sequence ATGCCTTCTTTGCTCCGTGACCGCGACGAGTTCGTCATCGGGGCTGCCGTTCTTGGCAGCGCCTTGGGGGTGCTCAACCTCGCCTACGCGGTGGACTGGGGCTGGATCCTGGCGCTGCTGATGTTCCCCGCGCTGATCGTGCGGGTGTTCTGGCGGTCGATGCCGGGCTGGCTGTTGCTCTCCTGGGTCATGATTCCGACATTCATCGGCGATGCGGCGGTCGTCACCCAGAGCGCCTACCTCGTGGTTACTACCGCGCTGGCGGTGGTGGCGGCCAGCCGGTCGCACTGGCTCGACACCGCCGTGATGGCGCTGTGCCTGGCGTCGCCGTTCGTCATCCGGATACTGGGGAACAGCGAGTGGTACCGAGGGATCGGCGCCTGGCTCTGGTCCGGCGGGCTGCTGATCGGCTGGGCCTTCGGTCACGTGGTCGGCCAGCAGTGGGCGCTGATCGACGAGCTGGAACGGACCCGGATCAAGCTGGCCGAGATCGCCGTGACCGAGGACCGCCAGCGCATCGCGCGGGACCTGCACGACCTGGTGGGGCACAGCTTCAGCGTCGTCCTGCTCCACCTCTCCGGGGCGCGGATGATCCTCACCTCCTCGCCCGCGGAGGCCACCGAGGCGCTTCGGCAAGCCGAGGACGAGGGTCGGCGGGGCATGGAGGAACTGCGCCAAGCCCTGCGGCTCATGCACCGGGGCTCCCAGTCGCTCACCCCGTTCGAACCCGGCGCGCTCGACCGTCTGCTGGCCAGTTACCGCGACGCCGGTATGCGCATCGACCTCCACATCGCGGGTGACCTCGACGACTTGTCGGCGGCACCGCGTATCGTCCTGCACGACGTGCTGCGAGAGGCTCTCACCAACGTGGTCAAACACGCCCGCTCACCGGAGGCGACAATCCGCATCGCGGTCGACCGCGGCGGGGTCACCGTGCGGGTCCAGAGCGCGCTCGGCTCGACCACCCAGCAACCGGGCACCGGGATGGGACTGACCGGACTGGAGCACCGAGTGGCCGCCATCGACGGAACATTCCAAGCGTGGCCCGACCATGAGCACTGGGTGGTTCAGGCCCGTCTGCCCCGCCGCCTGGCCGGAGCGTCGGCGTGA
- a CDS encoding CdaR family transcriptional regulator has protein sequence MRHPGAPRPQASLGRVLDDLGATLLDLAHGDADRPGEIGGVVFHDPLDQPVLPPHALVLGVGVETPDEVAALLRTLGRQRAAALVLRAPVPLTDEVRAAADAAAVAVLGLNRGAPWGHLSEMLRALFAGGGAGVSDPESLGGLPAGDLFAVANAIAALLDAPVTIEDRNSRVLAFSGRQDEADPSRVETILGRQVPERVARVLNERGVFRDLFRSDSPVHIDPIPDQLGGSSLPRVAIAVRAGDEVLGSIWAAVPGRLSDERLEALGESAKLVALHLLRIRADADVQHRVRADLLSAALEGGVGAGDALDRLGLSHQPLLVLGVTLDERDPRRDDSTSAAVIHDRQRLADAFALHLSAAHPRATAAAIGAVTYGLLPMTGSADKAETRAVRILQDFVDRIGERLTPLTAAGPVAFELSDVAHSRSCVDRVLRVLRELPGPRRIGRFDELQGAALIVEMRDIAAARGEKPTGTLARLIDYDRLHRGNLVETLRAWLDAFGDVAVAAESVRVHQNTFRYRLRRVAEIGRCDLGDPGQRFAVMVQMRVLHAESPIAAAPDA, from the coding sequence GTGCGGCACCCAGGCGCCCCCCGTCCCCAGGCAAGCCTGGGGCGGGTCCTCGACGACCTGGGCGCAACGCTGCTCGACCTCGCGCACGGCGACGCCGACCGACCCGGGGAGATCGGCGGCGTCGTCTTCCACGACCCGCTCGATCAGCCGGTGCTGCCGCCGCACGCGCTGGTGCTCGGCGTCGGTGTGGAGACTCCCGACGAAGTCGCGGCGCTGCTGCGCACGCTGGGGCGTCAGCGCGCCGCGGCACTGGTGCTCCGAGCGCCGGTGCCGCTCACCGACGAGGTGCGGGCCGCCGCCGACGCGGCGGCGGTGGCCGTGCTCGGGCTCAACCGCGGCGCCCCGTGGGGCCACCTCAGCGAGATGCTCCGCGCCCTGTTCGCCGGGGGCGGGGCCGGGGTCAGCGACCCGGAGTCGCTCGGCGGCCTGCCCGCCGGTGACCTGTTCGCCGTCGCCAACGCGATAGCGGCACTGCTCGACGCCCCGGTCACCATCGAGGACCGCAACTCCCGGGTGCTCGCCTTCTCGGGCCGCCAGGACGAGGCCGACCCGTCGCGGGTCGAAACGATCCTGGGCAGGCAGGTGCCGGAGCGGGTCGCGCGAGTCCTGAACGAGCGCGGGGTCTTCCGTGACCTCTTTCGCAGCGACTCACCGGTCCACATCGACCCCATCCCCGACCAGCTGGGCGGCTCCTCGCTGCCGCGTGTGGCCATCGCCGTGCGCGCGGGCGACGAGGTGCTGGGCTCGATCTGGGCCGCGGTGCCGGGCAGGCTCAGCGACGAGCGCCTCGAAGCGCTGGGCGAGTCGGCCAAGCTGGTCGCCCTGCACCTGCTCAGGATCCGTGCCGACGCCGACGTCCAACACCGGGTCCGGGCCGATCTGCTGAGCGCCGCGCTGGAAGGCGGCGTCGGCGCGGGCGACGCGCTCGACCGGCTGGGTCTGTCCCACCAGCCGCTGCTGGTTCTCGGCGTCACCCTGGACGAACGCGATCCGCGTCGCGACGACTCCACCAGCGCCGCCGTCATCCATGATCGGCAGCGGCTCGCCGACGCGTTCGCGCTACACCTGTCCGCCGCGCACCCACGGGCGACGGCCGCGGCGATCGGCGCGGTCACCTACGGGTTGCTGCCGATGACCGGGTCCGCGGACAAGGCCGAGACCCGGGCGGTCCGGATACTCCAGGACTTCGTCGACCGGATCGGTGAGCGGCTGACCCCGCTCACCGCGGCGGGTCCGGTGGCGTTCGAATTGTCCGATGTGGCCCACAGTAGGTCCTGTGTGGACAGAGTGCTGCGGGTGCTGCGCGAGCTGCCCGGCCCTCGGCGGATCGGACGCTTCGACGAGTTGCAAGGCGCGGCGTTGATCGTGGAGATGCGTGACATCGCCGCGGCCCGCGGTGAGAAACCGACGGGAACGCTGGCGAGGCTGATCGACTACGACCGCCTGCACCGCGGCAACCTGGTCGAGACACTCCGAGCGTGGCTGGACGCCTTCGGCGACGTCGCGGTCGCCGCGGAATCGGTCAGGGTCCACCAGAACACCTTCCGCTACCGGCTGCGGCGGGTCGCCGAGATCGGGCGGTGCGATCTCGGCGACCCCGGTCAGCGATTCGCCGTCATGGTGCAGATGCGGGTTCTCCACGCCGAGTCCCCGATCGCCGCCGCACCCGACGCCTGA
- a CDS encoding NAD(P)-dependent oxidoreductase produces MKLAIFGAAGLAGAAVAQLALDRGDQVRALVRSTKPPGVLDRAEIVRGDALDPAAVAATVAGSDVVISTLGGYRGPDSIDKGTMNIIGAMRRTGPRRLVVLQGFHIGFPGDPNNPGKHLVEAFLAVRCRPLLGRGAALGELLRGTGDLDWTLVRIPRMVDGPPSGRAAAGTFRLGPISSVRVGDVADHLYRLAQERASIHEAPMLHTPRTAQKSHADPDLTRR; encoded by the coding sequence ATGAAGCTGGCGATATTCGGAGCCGCGGGACTGGCCGGAGCCGCGGTGGCCCAGCTCGCGCTCGATCGCGGCGATCAGGTCCGCGCGCTCGTTCGGTCGACCAAGCCGCCGGGCGTGCTGGACCGGGCGGAGATCGTCCGCGGGGACGCCCTCGATCCGGCGGCGGTGGCCGCCACCGTGGCGGGCTCCGACGTCGTCATCTCGACGCTGGGTGGATACCGGGGGCCCGACAGCATCGACAAGGGCACCATGAACATCATCGGGGCCATGCGGCGGACCGGTCCCCGTCGGCTCGTGGTCCTCCAGGGCTTCCACATCGGCTTCCCCGGCGACCCGAACAACCCGGGCAAACACCTGGTCGAAGCGTTCCTCGCGGTCCGGTGCCGACCGCTGCTCGGGCGCGGCGCCGCGCTCGGTGAGCTGCTGCGTGGCACCGGCGACCTGGACTGGACGCTCGTCCGCATCCCACGCATGGTCGATGGACCGCCGTCGGGGCGGGCCGCCGCCGGTACCTTCCGCCTCGGTCCCATCAGCTCCGTGCGCGTCGGCGACGTCGCCGACCACCTCTACCGGCTGGCCCAAGAGCGGGCGTCGATCCACGAAGCACCCATGCTCCACACGCCGCGCACAGCCCAGAAGTCCCACGCGGATCCTGACCTGACGCGGCGCTAG
- a CDS encoding cupin domain-containing protein — protein MTTDSRLTTVHHVLGPGEGEIVGDPAAVTDRFMINGSATDGRLALVEHGLAPRALAAPMHRHSREDEYSYVLAGEVGAILGGQEIIGRPGDLIFKPRGQWHTFWNAGDEPARILEIITPAGLEDLFRELGPRVGDMSPEDLFELAGRYGCDLDFDATMPLVERHGLAF, from the coding sequence ATGACAACCGACAGCAGGCTTACCACCGTCCACCACGTACTCGGCCCGGGGGAGGGCGAGATCGTCGGCGACCCGGCCGCTGTCACCGACCGGTTCATGATCAACGGCAGCGCGACTGACGGCCGCCTCGCCTTGGTCGAGCACGGCCTGGCGCCGCGAGCGCTGGCCGCGCCCATGCACCGGCACAGCCGCGAGGATGAGTACAGCTACGTGCTGGCAGGTGAGGTCGGCGCGATTCTGGGTGGGCAGGAGATCATCGGCCGCCCAGGTGACCTGATCTTCAAGCCGCGCGGGCAGTGGCACACCTTCTGGAACGCGGGCGACGAACCGGCCCGAATCCTGGAGATCATCACACCCGCGGGCCTGGAGGACCTCTTCCGTGAACTCGGCCCGCGCGTGGGCGACATGTCCCCGGAGGACCTCTTCGAGCTGGCGGGCCGCTACGGCTGCGACCTCGACTTCGACGCCACCATGCCGCTGGTGGAGCGGCACGGGCTCGCGTTCTAG
- a CDS encoding YncE family protein — protein sequence MTLTKPTRRTALGMAAIAALAFTGSVAFADQQSPATATQEVPQTVPYGVGAYNGYLNNIPAPFASGISNNSMAVSPDQTIAVVTNSETQYLRVLRLSDGFELHKIGGYTSPRNILFHPDGHSITVTDDTLGVLDEISMSTYKVIKRLPLGAGVMGTAQSQSADGITLWATNHAAGTVTVIDPVLQRPTAVITGFTQPRQGIAVAPKQNQVYVTDIGANHITRVDMATNTKVDDIGSFVAVRGLSFNNEGTKAFVADSGKDGVGDSVSIIDTTTTPPTQKKIELQGKRPYGAVLSHDQKTLLTGNHGDNSLTTLDPETGAVLGNVGNDDRLVGPRQAIVFSDDAPLAWVLNADLTIAVIDLSDPKNPKIVNRLG from the coding sequence GTGACTCTCACCAAGCCGACCCGCCGGACGGCACTCGGCATGGCCGCCATCGCGGCGCTGGCCTTCACCGGCTCAGTGGCTTTCGCCGACCAGCAGTCGCCCGCGACCGCGACCCAGGAAGTCCCTCAGACGGTGCCCTACGGAGTAGGCGCCTACAACGGCTACCTGAACAACATTCCCGCGCCGTTCGCGTCGGGCATCAGCAACAACAGCATGGCCGTCAGCCCCGATCAGACCATCGCCGTGGTCACCAATTCCGAGACCCAGTACCTGCGGGTGCTCCGCCTGTCGGATGGCTTCGAGCTCCACAAGATCGGGGGCTACACCAGCCCGCGCAACATCCTGTTCCACCCCGACGGCCACAGCATCACCGTGACCGACGACACCCTCGGTGTCCTGGACGAGATCTCGATGAGCACATACAAGGTCATCAAGCGGCTGCCACTGGGCGCGGGCGTGATGGGCACCGCGCAGTCCCAGTCCGCTGACGGCATTACCTTGTGGGCCACCAACCACGCCGCGGGCACCGTCACCGTGATCGACCCCGTCTTGCAAAGGCCAACCGCCGTCATCACCGGATTCACCCAGCCACGCCAGGGGATCGCGGTCGCGCCCAAGCAAAACCAGGTGTATGTCACCGACATCGGGGCCAATCACATCACGCGTGTGGACATGGCGACCAACACGAAGGTTGACGACATCGGCAGCTTCGTCGCGGTGCGCGGGTTGTCCTTCAACAACGAAGGCACCAAGGCGTTCGTCGCCGACAGCGGCAAGGATGGGGTCGGCGACAGCGTCTCGATCATCGACACCACAACGACCCCGCCCACCCAGAAGAAGATCGAGCTCCAGGGCAAGCGGCCCTACGGCGCCGTGCTGTCCCATGATCAGAAGACCTTGCTCACCGGCAACCACGGCGACAACTCGCTGACCACGCTCGACCCCGAAACCGGCGCCGTGCTGGGCAACGTGGGCAACGACGATCGCCTCGTGGGTCCCCGCCAGGCGATCGTCTTCAGCGATGACGCACCATTGGCGTGGGTGCTCAACGCAGACCTGACCATCGCCGTGATCGACCTGAGCGACCCGAAGAACCCCAAGATCGTCAACCGTCTCGGCTAG
- a CDS encoding cupin domain-containing protein: MQIIKGAGTAVAPGSVPGEYVEHIRSDQLSAGTYLIPAGGVDDQTPHREDEIYLVTAGRARVITGSGEADVEPGDLIFVPAREPHRFVDVTEDLALLVFFAPAFTGRT, from the coding sequence ATGCAGATCATCAAGGGGGCGGGAACCGCTGTCGCGCCCGGCTCGGTGCCCGGCGAGTACGTCGAGCACATTCGCAGCGATCAGCTGTCCGCGGGCACGTACTTGATCCCCGCGGGCGGTGTCGACGACCAGACACCCCACCGCGAGGACGAGATCTATCTGGTCACGGCGGGCAGGGCCCGGGTGATCACCGGCTCCGGCGAGGCCGACGTCGAGCCAGGGGACCTCATCTTCGTGCCCGCCCGCGAGCCGCACCGCTTCGTCGACGTCACCGAGGATCTGGCGCTCCTGGTGTTCTTCGCGCCCGCCTTCACCGGGCGTACCTGA
- a CDS encoding response regulator transcription factor: MIRVLLVDDQPMVRAGLGLVLRSQPDIQVVGERDNGDDIVAAVSQCAPDMVCMDVRMPGTDGIEATRLLRDADGPPVCVLTTFGDEEVLWSAVDAGAAGFELKSATPENLIEAVRTVAAGGTWIDGTLLGPILDSYRQSARPPTRHDIRLDALTDRELDVLRLMARGASNREIANQLFLAETTIKTHVGTLFTKLGARDRAAAIVFAYDAGLVQPRR, encoded by the coding sequence GTGATCAGGGTGCTCCTGGTCGACGACCAGCCCATGGTGCGCGCCGGGCTCGGCCTGGTCCTGCGCAGCCAACCGGACATCCAGGTCGTGGGGGAACGCGACAACGGCGACGACATCGTGGCCGCGGTGTCCCAGTGCGCACCCGACATGGTGTGCATGGACGTGCGCATGCCCGGCACCGATGGAATCGAGGCGACCCGCCTGCTGCGGGACGCCGACGGACCACCGGTGTGCGTCCTCACCACGTTCGGCGACGAGGAAGTGCTCTGGTCCGCGGTCGACGCGGGCGCGGCGGGATTCGAACTCAAGTCGGCCACCCCGGAGAACCTCATCGAAGCGGTGCGCACGGTCGCCGCGGGCGGCACCTGGATCGACGGCACCCTGCTCGGCCCGATCCTCGACTCCTACCGGCAGTCGGCGCGGCCGCCGACCCGCCACGACATCCGACTCGACGCGCTGACCGACCGCGAGCTCGACGTCCTGCGCCTCATGGCCCGCGGCGCCTCCAACCGGGAGATCGCCAACCAGCTGTTCCTCGCCGAGACCACGATCAAGACCCACGTGGGCACCCTCTTCACCAAACTCGGCGCCCGCGACCGAGCCGCGGCGATCGTCTTCGCCTACGACGCGGGTCTCGTTCAGCCACGACGTTGA
- a CDS encoding alpha/beta fold hydrolase, with the protein MRRHSARLRWTLATMVGAVMAVTMPAIATGAPAAQPDPASRIAWQPCTDPVFTGLQCGTMQVPVDWSRPREAKLTLSMVRQPALDQANRIGALVVNNGIGRSAIEQFRLALKGLTHIGGAMPQRFDLIAVDPRGVGHSTPVHCEEPLKPAGVTYFPKDRAAYDRLVAHNRTLGEDCLRRNGSLVANMDMASTARDFDAVRAALGERQLNWYGIQYSDLLGRTYAQLFPGRLRTMVLDTAIDDTVSPVAWSLQEAGAAEESFNRFTAWCATADRCVLKGHDVAAEYDALIARANREPIPAADGRLMTGVDIQEATQYLLPIAVISWPKLAKAIVQAQSGDATIFATAGDRTTLDPVQERAQACADTPRRIHSFQQLSRVQRQLAEKSPHLGGAVSSATALAGCIGWPTRPNPVHAGAPVWGAPPSLVVQSTHQAYAPHSAGDAMARQLPGSVVLSREGDDYSMFMLSQCVRDATNRYLTELALPAPGTTCTN; encoded by the coding sequence ATGAGACGACATTCCGCACGGCTGCGATGGACGCTCGCGACGATGGTGGGCGCGGTCATGGCGGTGACCATGCCCGCGATCGCGACCGGGGCACCCGCCGCCCAGCCGGATCCGGCGTCGCGGATCGCGTGGCAGCCGTGCACCGATCCGGTCTTCACCGGGCTGCAGTGCGGCACGATGCAGGTCCCGGTGGACTGGTCACGTCCGCGTGAGGCGAAGCTCACGCTGTCGATGGTCCGCCAGCCCGCACTCGACCAGGCCAACCGGATCGGCGCACTGGTGGTCAACAACGGGATCGGCCGCTCGGCCATCGAGCAGTTCCGCCTCGCGCTGAAGGGGCTGACGCACATCGGCGGAGCCATGCCCCAGCGCTTCGACCTCATCGCCGTCGACCCCCGCGGCGTCGGCCACAGCACCCCCGTCCACTGCGAGGAACCACTGAAGCCCGCCGGGGTCACCTACTTCCCCAAGGACCGCGCCGCCTATGACCGGCTGGTCGCCCACAACCGAACGCTCGGGGAAGACTGCTTGCGCCGCAACGGTTCCCTCGTGGCGAACATGGACATGGCCAGCACCGCCCGCGACTTCGACGCGGTGCGCGCCGCACTCGGCGAGCGGCAGCTCAACTGGTACGGGATCCAGTACAGCGATCTGCTCGGCCGCACGTACGCCCAGCTGTTCCCCGGCAGGCTGCGCACCATGGTCCTCGACACCGCTATTGACGACACGGTGTCGCCAGTGGCCTGGTCACTGCAGGAGGCGGGGGCCGCGGAGGAATCCTTCAACCGGTTCACCGCCTGGTGCGCGACCGCCGACCGGTGTGTCCTCAAAGGACATGACGTGGCGGCCGAGTACGACGCCCTCATCGCCCGCGCGAACCGGGAGCCCATCCCGGCGGCCGACGGCCGCCTGATGACCGGAGTCGACATTCAGGAAGCCACCCAATACCTGCTGCCCATCGCCGTGATCAGCTGGCCGAAACTCGCCAAGGCGATCGTCCAGGCCCAGTCCGGTGACGCCACCATCTTCGCCACCGCGGGCGACCGGACGACACTCGATCCGGTGCAGGAGCGGGCGCAGGCATGTGCGGACACCCCCCGGCGGATCCACTCGTTCCAGCAGCTCTCCCGGGTGCAGCGCCAGCTCGCCGAGAAGTCACCGCACCTCGGTGGCGCGGTGTCATCCGCCACCGCGCTGGCCGGTTGCATCGGTTGGCCGACCCGGCCCAACCCGGTGCACGCTGGTGCCCCGGTGTGGGGTGCGCCGCCGTCGCTGGTCGTGCAGTCCACCCACCAGGCCTACGCGCCGCATTCCGCGGGCGACGCCATGGCCCGCCAGCTTCCCGGCAGCGTGGTCCTCAGCCGTGAAGGCGACGACTACAGCATGTTCATGCTCTCGCAGTGCGTCCGGGACGCCACCAACCGCTACCTGACCGAACTCGCCCTGCCCGCCCCGGGCACCACCTGCACGAACTGA
- a CDS encoding GNAT family N-acetyltransferase, with product MRDMVELRDATPADAHAIATVLVRSWRVAYRGLIPDDVLAGLSIPDRERFWSDGLTARPPGTSAVVASIEGAIVGFAATGPPLVPADSADPTLGDLYALYLAPEVWRRGIGTQLHTAALDRLRSCGFTHAGLWILDTNERALRFYIRQGWTDTGRSQLDEGPGGNELRERRLHHDLSD from the coding sequence ATGCGCGACATGGTCGAGCTCCGAGACGCGACACCGGCCGACGCCCACGCCATCGCCACCGTGCTGGTGCGGTCCTGGCGCGTCGCCTACCGCGGTCTGATCCCTGACGACGTTCTGGCGGGCCTGTCCATCCCCGACCGGGAACGGTTCTGGTCGGACGGCCTCACCGCCCGACCGCCGGGGACCAGCGCGGTTGTCGCATCGATCGAGGGCGCCATCGTCGGCTTCGCCGCGACCGGCCCGCCGCTCGTCCCCGCGGACAGCGCCGACCCCACCCTCGGCGACCTCTATGCCCTGTACCTAGCCCCCGAGGTCTGGCGCCGCGGCATCGGCACCCAGCTCCACACCGCTGCCCTGGACCGGCTCCGATCCTGCGGCTTCACCCACGCTGGCCTGTGGATTCTCGACACCAACGAACGCGCCCTGCGCTTCTACATTCGCCAAGGCTGGACCGACACCGGACGTTCCCAACTCGACGAGGGCCCCGGCGGCAACGAACTGCGCGAACGACGACTCCACCACGACCTGAGCGACTGA
- a CDS encoding TIGR03086 family metal-binding protein — MDLAELHRRACERFGDHVRAVRQDQWDAATPCADWDVRTLVNHVVSEDLWTAPLMAGATIAEVGDKFDGDVVGSDPAAAYAGAAETAVAAISADGALDRTVHLSFGDVPGEEYAWQLFADHLIHGWDLARAIGADDRLDPDLVAACAVWFAKNEDIYRSAGAVAPRPDLPADADQQTVLLAAFGRQQPPRQAAT, encoded by the coding sequence ATGGATCTCGCCGAACTGCACCGGCGTGCCTGCGAACGCTTCGGCGACCACGTGCGAGCGGTCCGCCAAGACCAATGGGACGCCGCGACACCGTGCGCCGACTGGGATGTGCGCACACTGGTCAACCACGTCGTGTCTGAGGATCTCTGGACCGCCCCACTGATGGCGGGTGCCACGATCGCGGAGGTCGGCGACAAGTTCGACGGCGACGTCGTCGGCTCCGACCCGGCCGCGGCCTACGCCGGTGCCGCTGAGACGGCGGTCGCGGCCATCAGCGCGGACGGCGCGCTGGATCGCACCGTGCACCTGTCCTTTGGGGACGTGCCCGGCGAGGAATACGCGTGGCAGCTGTTCGCCGACCACCTCATCCACGGATGGGACCTGGCCCGCGCGATCGGCGCCGACGACCGTCTCGACCCCGACCTCGTCGCGGCCTGCGCGGTGTGGTTCGCCAAGAACGAGGACATCTACCGATCAGCGGGCGCCGTGGCGCCGCGGCCGGACCTGCCCGCTGACGCCGATCAGCAGACAGTCCTGCTGGCCGCTTTCGGGAGGCAGCAGCCACCGCGCCAGGCGGCGACGTAG
- a CDS encoding helix-turn-helix transcriptional regulator, translated as MGADTLRLAQAKIARLAGQQQDLVSFWRGVTAVLGGAVPHFRAPCFFTMDPASLLITSHFQEGLPEFPANWLTHEYLGDDVHQLADVGRSDRGISTLHEVTGGDPASSPRWHANMAYGGDQEMIAALRTRTGDIWGALSLYREPGRPLFEPVELAFIQAIAPALAEGVRRALLFGEATDPDFPDAPGLLILTGSGDVESVTPGTERWLADLPDGDWATGRLPSSVLAVAGQALRSVQHPGVPGMVAMSRVLSRTGTWVVLHGACLATTGQERVAVIVEPAHPGRISPLLMSAYGLTEREQELTRLVLQGNSTAEIATKLVLSAHTVQQHLQNVFDKTGVRSRRDLVGKIFFAHYEPRLRDNEQRAQHDRPLRGGPYR; from the coding sequence ATGGGCGCCGACACCCTGCGCCTAGCGCAGGCCAAGATCGCACGGCTCGCGGGTCAGCAGCAGGACCTCGTGTCGTTCTGGCGGGGCGTGACCGCCGTCCTCGGTGGGGCGGTGCCGCACTTCCGGGCGCCGTGCTTCTTCACCATGGACCCGGCGTCGCTGCTGATCACCAGCCACTTCCAGGAAGGCCTGCCGGAGTTCCCGGCGAACTGGCTGACCCACGAGTACCTTGGCGACGACGTGCACCAGTTGGCCGACGTCGGCCGTTCGGATCGCGGGATCTCGACCCTGCACGAGGTGACCGGCGGCGACCCGGCAAGCAGCCCACGCTGGCACGCCAACATGGCCTACGGCGGCGACCAGGAGATGATCGCCGCCCTGCGCACCCGCACCGGCGACATCTGGGGCGCGCTGAGCCTTTACCGCGAACCGGGGCGGCCGCTGTTCGAACCCGTCGAACTGGCCTTCATCCAGGCGATCGCGCCCGCGCTGGCCGAGGGTGTGCGGCGCGCGCTGCTGTTCGGCGAGGCCACCGATCCGGACTTTCCGGACGCCCCCGGTCTGCTGATCCTGACCGGCTCGGGTGACGTGGAGTCGGTGACACCCGGCACCGAGCGCTGGCTGGCCGACCTGCCCGACGGTGACTGGGCGACGGGCAGGCTGCCGTCGTCAGTGCTGGCCGTCGCGGGCCAGGCGCTGCGGTCGGTGCAGCACCCCGGTGTGCCCGGCATGGTCGCGATGTCCCGGGTGCTGTCCCGGACCGGCACCTGGGTGGTGCTGCACGGCGCCTGCCTGGCCACGACCGGCCAGGAGCGGGTCGCGGTCATCGTCGAGCCCGCGCACCCGGGCCGCATCTCGCCGCTGCTGATGTCGGCCTACGGGCTGACCGAGCGCGAGCAGGAGCTGACCCGCCTGGTGCTGCAGGGCAACTCCACCGCCGAGATCGCCACCAAGCTGGTCCTGTCCGCGCACACCGTGCAGCAGCACCTGCAGAACGTCTTCGACAAGACCGGCGTTCGCAGCAGGCGTGACCTCGTCGGCAAGATCTTCTTCGCCCACTACGAGCCCCGCCTGCGCGACAACGAACAGCGCGCCCAACACGACAGGCCACTGCGCGGCGGGCCCTACCGCTAG